One Undibacter mobilis genomic region harbors:
- a CDS encoding LysE family transporter codes for MSLTATLLQLSLLHILMAMIPGPNTVVVSYVSARVSRRAGLLAVAGVVLGSAIWVILSMFGFGILLLEAGIVYRALRWLGAAYLIYVGVRLLMAGLRPAELQRPPQGARAPLLAGLLTTLSNPKSAVFWTSVFVVVVPAHAPAWFYAAVVALIVAQSFAWYAFVALVLSTDFARRYYHRFAQWLDRLAGVIMIGLGAKLAYELRNELIGR; via the coding sequence ATGTCCCTCACCGCCACCCTGCTCCAGCTCTCGCTGCTCCACATCCTGATGGCGATGATCCCCGGCCCCAACACCGTGGTGGTCAGCTACGTCTCGGCCCGGGTGTCGCGCCGCGCCGGCTTGCTGGCGGTCGCCGGTGTCGTGCTTGGCTCGGCTATCTGGGTGATCCTGTCGATGTTCGGCTTCGGCATCCTGCTGCTCGAGGCCGGCATCGTGTATCGCGCGTTGCGGTGGCTGGGCGCCGCCTACCTCATCTATGTCGGCGTGCGGCTGCTGATGGCCGGCCTGCGTCCCGCCGAACTGCAGCGCCCGCCGCAAGGCGCCCGCGCGCCGCTTCTCGCCGGGCTCCTCACCACCTTGTCCAACCCGAAATCCGCGGTGTTCTGGACCAGCGTCTTCGTCGTCGTGGTGCCGGCGCATGCGCCGGCCTGGTTCTATGCCGCGGTGGTGGCGCTGATCGTGGCGCAGTCCTTTGCCTGGTACGCCTTCGTTGCACTGGTGCTGTCCACCGACTTTGCGCGCCGCTATTACCATCGCTTCGCGCAGTGGCTTGACCGGCTCGCCGGTGTCATCATGATCGGGCTCGGCGCCAAGCTGGCCTATGAGCTGCGCAACGAATTAATCGGACGCTGA
- a CDS encoding acyl-CoA thioesterase produces the protein MNRSDYADWTMDTIRFADTDKLGHVNNAAFSTFLETGRTHFLLDPVKPMGQPGTTFVIAKLILDFKAEMHWPGQAHIGTRCKSIGRSSFVLEQVILQGDTVAALAETVMVMFDETTRKSTPLLDITIARLKQMQVAL, from the coding sequence ATGAACAGAAGCGACTACGCCGACTGGACGATGGACACCATCCGTTTCGCCGACACCGACAAGCTCGGCCATGTCAACAACGCGGCGTTCTCGACCTTCCTCGAGACCGGCCGCACGCATTTCCTGCTCGATCCGGTAAAGCCCATGGGCCAGCCTGGTACGACCTTCGTCATTGCCAAGCTGATCCTCGACTTCAAGGCCGAGATGCACTGGCCGGGGCAGGCGCATATCGGCACGCGCTGCAAGAGCATCGGCCGCTCGTCCTTCGTGCTCGAACAGGTGATCCTGCAGGGCGATACTGTCGCCGCGCTGGCCGAGACGGTCATGGTGATGTTCGACGAGACAACGCGCAAATCGACGCCGCTGCTCGACATCACCATCGCGCGGTTGAAGCAGATGCAGGTGGCGCTCTAA
- a CDS encoding ABC transporter ATP-binding protein/permease — protein MTIEPKLDPATSEAEAKSTDAPKPSIDDLPEEERLPGEAEALEAYSKGEEEKLRKRYLLQRFWHTARGFWSRRRGDRLALFLTISLVVLIVGNLVALYGINVWNRRIFDALEKRDSAHVLSLSLIFFPLAAASVICGVLNVWARMTTQRRWRAWVSDNVLGRWLKNGRYYQLNLVSGDHQNPEGRLTEDLRVSTDAPVDFAVGVLQASLSAVTFITVLWTIGGALTVPLGGSSITIPGFLVVAAVLYAVLASGAMTLVGRSFVSVSEAKNQAEADYRYQLTRVRENGESIALLGGEEEERAGIDRSLGGVLHRWRELCRQYMKTTVVSQSSSLIAPVVPILLCAPKYLDNSMTLGEVMQAASAFTIVQAAFSWLVDNYPRLADWNASARRISSLMVSLDGLEKAETGDGFNRITRGETAGAAMRLKDLSVSLDDGTAVVDDTEVVIQKGERVLVAGESGTGKSTLVRAIAGLWPWGGGAIEIEKGARLFLLPQRPYVPTGTLRRAAAYPGAAEDWSVEEIGEKLDKVGLGHLKDKLEEEQPWDQILSGGEKQRLTVARVLLHRPDIIVLDEATAALDPKSQDQLMEILSEEMKGLTIISVGHRPELEQFHSRKLVLERRRGGAKLISDIVLKPRKPKLMRRWLKPRQA, from the coding sequence ATGACAATCGAGCCGAAGCTGGACCCCGCGACTTCTGAAGCCGAGGCCAAGTCTACCGATGCCCCCAAGCCGTCGATCGACGACCTTCCCGAAGAAGAACGCCTTCCCGGCGAGGCCGAGGCGCTCGAGGCCTATAGCAAGGGCGAGGAAGAGAAGTTACGGAAGAGATATCTGCTGCAACGGTTCTGGCATACCGCGCGCGGTTTCTGGAGCCGCCGGCGCGGCGATCGGCTGGCGCTCTTCCTGACGATCTCGCTGGTGGTCCTGATCGTCGGCAACCTCGTTGCCCTCTACGGGATCAATGTCTGGAACAGGCGTATCTTCGATGCGCTGGAAAAGCGCGACAGTGCGCATGTACTCAGCCTGTCGCTGATCTTCTTCCCGCTGGCGGCGGCGAGCGTAATATGCGGTGTCCTCAATGTCTGGGCTCGCATGACGACGCAGCGCCGCTGGCGCGCCTGGGTGTCGGACAATGTGCTCGGCCGATGGCTGAAGAACGGTCGTTATTATCAGCTCAACCTTGTCAGCGGTGATCACCAGAATCCCGAAGGCCGCCTGACCGAAGATTTGCGTGTCTCGACCGATGCGCCGGTCGATTTCGCTGTCGGCGTTTTGCAGGCGAGCCTGTCGGCCGTGACCTTCATCACCGTGCTGTGGACCATCGGCGGCGCGCTCACCGTGCCGCTCGGCGGTTCGTCGATTACCATTCCCGGTTTTCTCGTCGTCGCAGCGGTGCTCTACGCCGTGCTGGCGAGCGGTGCCATGACCCTGGTCGGCCGCAGCTTTGTGTCCGTGTCGGAAGCCAAGAACCAGGCCGAGGCCGATTATCGCTACCAGCTCACGCGCGTTCGCGAGAACGGCGAGAGCATCGCGCTGCTCGGCGGCGAGGAAGAAGAGCGCGCCGGTATCGACCGTTCCCTCGGCGGCGTACTGCATCGCTGGCGCGAATTGTGCCGGCAATACATGAAGACGACGGTCGTTTCGCAAAGTTCGTCGCTGATCGCGCCGGTGGTGCCTATTCTACTGTGCGCTCCGAAATATCTCGACAACAGCATGACGCTCGGCGAGGTGATGCAGGCGGCGTCCGCCTTCACAATCGTGCAGGCGGCGTTCTCATGGCTGGTCGACAACTATCCGCGGCTCGCCGACTGGAATGCATCGGCGCGGCGCATTTCGTCGCTGATGGTGTCGCTCGACGGCCTGGAAAAGGCAGAGACCGGCGACGGCTTCAACCGCATCACGCGCGGCGAGACGGCAGGCGCCGCGATGCGGCTCAAAGACCTCTCGGTATCGCTCGACGACGGAACGGCGGTGGTGGACGACACCGAGGTCGTGATCCAGAAGGGCGAGCGCGTGCTGGTCGCCGGCGAAAGCGGCACCGGCAAGAGCACGCTGGTGCGCGCCATTGCCGGGTTGTGGCCTTGGGGCGGCGGCGCGATCGAGATCGAGAAGGGCGCGCGCCTGTTCCTGCTGCCACAGCGGCCTTATGTGCCGACCGGCACGTTGCGCCGCGCCGCCGCCTATCCCGGCGCGGCCGAAGACTGGTCGGTCGAAGAGATTGGCGAGAAGCTGGACAAGGTTGGGCTCGGCCATCTCAAGGACAAGCTCGAGGAAGAGCAGCCGTGGGATCAGATCCTCTCGGGCGGCGAAAAGCAGCGTCTCACCGTGGCGCGCGTGTTGCTGCACCGGCCGGATATTATCGTCCTCGACGAGGCGACCGCGGCGCTCGATCCGAAGAGCCAGGATCAGCTCATGGAAATCCTGTCTGAGGAAATGAAAGGCCTCACCATCATCAGCGTTGGCCATCGTCCGGAGCTGGAGCAGTTCCACAGCCGCAAGCTGGTGCTGGAGCGGCGGCGTGGCGGGGCCAAGCTGATCAGCGACATCGTCCTGAAACCGCGCAAGCCGAAACTGATGCGGCGCTGGCTGAAACCGCGGCAGGCCTGA
- a CDS encoding glucan ABC transporter ATP-binding protein/ permease: MTLMTVYRRVLALLAPEAALAWALALGNLALVGAQFAEPVLLGRIIDALTKGQASGTAPSWSDLSVLLGAWTGFGIFTIIAGTLIALHSDRLAHRRRQVVLTRYFEHVLQLPQSYHGNTHSGRLMKVMLEGTDDLWGLWLGFFREHFASVVGLIVLLPLSLYINWQLASVLIALCVVFALLTSIIVRKTGSMQEEVEEHYSALAERASDTLGNIALVQSFSRLEQEVAELRSIVDRLLAAQLPVLSWWALANVLTRTATTLAVLAIIVIGTWLNINGRASIGEMVTFMSFAGLIIARMEHTVSFIDDLVGHVPQLREFFQVWDTIPDIRDKPDSIDPGRLTGNIAFKDVTFSYDGTRLAADHLNFTVRPGETIALVGATGAGKSTAIALLHRAFDPQSGVIEADGHDIRDIKLAALRRNIGVVFQESLLFNRSIGENLRVGKPDATEEELREAARRAQALDFIDRKFKGFNERAGERGRSLSGGERQRLSIARALLKNPPILILDEATSALDADTETKVMAALDEVMKGRTTFVIAHRLSTVRNADRILVFDSGKIVESGTFDELVAQGGRFAGLAKAQFMVAATAKPE, from the coding sequence ATGACTCTGATGACGGTTTACCGTCGCGTTTTGGCGCTACTGGCGCCGGAAGCAGCGCTGGCCTGGGCATTGGCTTTGGGCAATCTGGCGCTCGTCGGTGCGCAGTTCGCTGAGCCGGTCCTGCTCGGCCGCATCATCGACGCGCTCACCAAAGGCCAGGCCAGCGGCACCGCGCCGTCATGGTCCGACCTGTCGGTTCTGCTTGGCGCCTGGACCGGCTTCGGCATCTTCACCATCATCGCCGGCACGCTGATCGCGCTGCATTCCGACCGCCTCGCCCATCGCCGCCGCCAGGTGGTGCTGACGCGCTATTTCGAGCACGTCCTGCAGCTGCCGCAATCCTATCACGGCAACACCCATTCGGGCCGCCTGATGAAGGTGATGCTGGAAGGCACCGACGACCTCTGGGGCCTGTGGCTCGGCTTTTTCCGCGAACACTTCGCCTCGGTGGTCGGCCTCATCGTGCTGTTGCCGCTGTCGCTCTATATCAACTGGCAGCTGGCCAGCGTACTCATTGCGCTATGCGTCGTCTTCGCCCTGCTGACCTCGATCATCGTGCGCAAGACCGGCTCCATGCAGGAAGAGGTCGAGGAGCATTACTCGGCGCTGGCCGAGCGCGCCTCTGACACGCTTGGCAATATCGCCCTGGTGCAGAGCTTCTCGCGGCTCGAGCAGGAAGTCGCGGAGTTGCGCAGCATCGTCGATCGCCTGCTCGCGGCGCAACTGCCGGTGTTGTCCTGGTGGGCGCTGGCCAATGTGCTGACGCGCACCGCGACTACGCTCGCCGTGCTCGCGATCATCGTCATCGGCACCTGGCTCAACATCAACGGCCGGGCGTCGATCGGCGAGATGGTCACCTTCATGAGCTTCGCCGGGCTGATCATCGCGCGCATGGAGCACACCGTCTCCTTCATCGATGATCTGGTCGGCCATGTGCCCCAGTTGCGGGAGTTCTTTCAGGTCTGGGACACCATCCCCGATATCCGCGACAAACCGGACTCCATCGATCCCGGCCGCCTCACCGGCAACATCGCCTTCAAGGATGTCACCTTCTCGTATGATGGCACCCGCCTCGCCGCCGACCATCTCAACTTCACGGTCCGGCCGGGTGAGACCATCGCTCTGGTCGGCGCTACCGGCGCGGGGAAATCGACCGCCATCGCGCTGTTGCACCGCGCCTTCGATCCGCAGTCGGGCGTCATCGAAGCCGACGGTCACGACATCCGCGACATCAAGCTCGCCGCGCTTCGCCGCAACATCGGCGTGGTGTTTCAGGAATCGCTGCTGTTCAACCGCTCCATCGGCGAGAACCTGCGCGTCGGCAAGCCGGATGCCACCGAGGAAGAGCTGCGCGAGGCCGCGCGGCGCGCCCAGGCGCTCGACTTCATCGATCGCAAGTTCAAAGGCTTCAATGAACGAGCCGGTGAGCGTGGTCGCTCGCTGTCCGGCGGCGAGCGTCAGCGTCTGTCGATCGCCCGCGCACTGTTGAAGAATCCTCCGATCCTCATTCTCGACGAGGCGACCAGTGCGCTCGATGCCGATACCGAGACCAAGGTGATGGCCGCGCTCGACGAAGTGATGAAGGGCCGCACCACCTTCGTCATCGCGCACCGGTTATCGACCGTGCGCAATGCCGATCGCATTCTGGTGTTCGATTCCGGCAAGATCGTCGAAAGCGGCACATTCGATGAACTGGTCGCGCAAGGCGGCCGCTTCGCCGGCCTGGCCAAGGCGCAGTTCATGGTCGCGGCGACGGCGAAGCCGGAGTAA
- a CDS encoding outer membrane protein, whose protein sequence is MKRSVLVLAGIAAAMAMSASAFAADVAPARPQGTPVYQAPSPMYDWNGFYLGLNGGYGFGRSSWSDPFAGGGSGRFNTDGGLIGGQIGYNWQTGRTVIGLESDINWAKLSGSAANGGVCATNGGGECRTEQSWFGTTRARIGYAFGNFLPYVTGGLAYGDVKAVQANGSQRDTRAGWTAGGGLEVGLTKSWTAKAEYLHLDLGTATFMGAASGTNTLNVPITDNILRAGLNYRW, encoded by the coding sequence ATGAAGCGTTCGGTTCTTGTGCTTGCAGGTATTGCCGCGGCGATGGCGATGAGCGCGTCCGCCTTCGCGGCCGATGTCGCGCCGGCCCGTCCGCAGGGCACGCCGGTCTATCAGGCGCCATCGCCGATGTATGACTGGAACGGTTTCTATCTCGGCCTCAATGGCGGCTACGGCTTCGGACGTTCGAGCTGGAGCGATCCGTTTGCCGGCGGCGGCTCCGGCCGTTTCAATACCGATGGCGGATTGATCGGCGGCCAGATCGGCTACAATTGGCAGACCGGTCGCACCGTGATCGGCCTGGAGAGTGATATCAACTGGGCCAAGCTGTCCGGCAGCGCCGCCAATGGCGGCGTCTGCGCCACCAATGGCGGTGGTGAGTGCCGCACCGAGCAGAGCTGGTTTGGTACGACACGCGCGCGCATCGGTTACGCCTTCGGCAATTTCCTGCCCTACGTCACCGGCGGTCTCGCTTATGGCGACGTCAAGGCGGTGCAGGCGAACGGTTCGCAGCGCGACACCCGTGCGGGCTGGACCGCGGGCGGCGGCCTCGAAGTCGGTCTGACCAAGAGCTGGACGGCCAAGGCCGAGTATCTGCATCTCGATCTCGGCACCGCCACCTTCATGGGCGCGGCGTCCGGCACCAACACGCTCAACGTGCCGATCACCGACAACATCCTGCGCGCCGGTTTGAATTACAGGTGGTGA